ACTGAGCTGCAATTTCTGTCAGGGTTTCTAATGGTGGTTGCCCCGATAAATTAGCGCTGGTAGTAGCTAAAGGTCCAGTTTGAGCTAATATTTCTCGCGCGATCGCGCTTTGAGGAACGCGCACGCCTATAGTCGTAGGATCGGTAGGGTTCATGGCTTGAGGGACGCGATCGCTTGCTGGCAGTACCAAAGTTAAAGCCCCAGCCCAATATTGTGCCGCTACCTGTTGCCAAACTCGCCATTCTGCTTCCGTCCCAATTACGTAATCCCACAAATCTTCTGCCTTTGCTCCCATCAAAATCAACGGCTTATCTTGACTGCGCTGTTTGGTTGCAAAGATTAGATCGGCTCGCTCTGGTAAAGCCGCCAATGCAGGAACGGTATCGGTAGGAAAGCTAACCACGCAACCAGCGCGGACACCAGCAACCAGTTCGGCAATTGAAACTTGGGGCATTGAAGGGAGACAAGGGAGACAAGGGAGACAAGGGAGACAAGGGGGACAAGGGGGCAGAGAGCAGGTGCGCAGGTGTGCAGAGGGAAGAGAGAGTCGCGGAGCAATTCCAAGTCGCTATGCTCGCAGTTGCAAGTCGCAATTAAGCCACTTACCACCCACCACTCACTATACCCCACACCCTACACTCCATACCCCATACCCTGTTCGCTGATAACTGATACCTGTTCACTGATTTGCGGTAGATGATTTTTGCCCTAGTTGAGGTTCCGTACCATCTAGTAAGCGTTGAATATTGCTCTTGTGGCGCAGAATGACGTAGATACCACCTACTATCCCAAACAGGACGTAAGGTAAAGGTTGATGAAATAGCAGCATCAATAGCGAAACTGCGATCGCGCCTGCGATCGAACTGAGTGAGACGATCCGCGAGATGGCGATCGCAACGCCAAATACCCCGACAGTTGCTAAAGCAACCTGCCAGTTCATCGCCAATAATACGCCCAAACTCGTAGCGACAGATTTTCCCCCACTAAACCCCAACCAAATCGATTTGCTATGTCCCAAAATGGCTGCTAACCCCGATAACGTTACCATCCAGGACAGCCAGAGCGTAGGGTCAACAGTAGGAGGCAGAAGATTTTGAGCGCTAGCAAAGCTAAACAGCCAAGGTACGAGGGCGATCGCTAAAACCCCTTTGAGAGCATCAATAACTAATACAAATGCGCCTGGTCCCTTGCCTAAGGTTCTCAAAACATTAGTTGCTCCAGTTGAACCAGAACCGTGCTCGCGAATATCAATTCCTTTTAAAAGTTTTGCTAGCGTGAAACCAGTGGGCGTAGAGCCAATTAGATACGCTACTAGTAAAGTTACTACGCACAGAGTGAGCCAGATAGTCATACGTAAGGGCTAGTTTTTTGAAAGCAAGGGAGACAGTTTAAATTCTAAAATCAAAATTCACGCATTCAAAATTGGGACAAGGGGGACAAGAAAGACAAGGGGGACAAGGGAGCAACTACCAATTACCCATTACCAACTACCCATTACCCATTAATAATCAAAATCTCTTTCTCTAAGAGTTTGGGGATCGGGGGCAAAGGCTAGTAATAGAGGGAATTGTAGCAGAGAGAGGCTAATTTTTTCCTCGGAGTCATCAATGATAATCAGTGGCATTTGATTGGCTTCAATCGCTCTTTCGGCTCTGATGGCAGCTGCTTCTGCATCTTCAAACAAGGTTACACCGCGATCGGGTCCAAAATCTGTGCGAGAAATGCCAAGACAATCTTGCAAACCACGCCGCCAATCTCCCAGCCGTTCGGGGGTATTAGCTAAGACCAAGATGCGGAGCCGAGTATCGTACAAGGTGTATAGAATTGAAATAATCGCCGAGCTAATTAGAATATTTTGTAGGCGACTACCTGTAGTTCGTAAAGCACCTCGTCCTCCTTGCTTGAAAAACCAATTGGATACTCGTTCCGCCTGCACTGGTTCAAACGTGCGGCGCAGTTGCCAAGGGGGACCGTAATAATCTGGTTGGTTGCGGTATTGGTCGAGCAGGCGGCGAATTTGTTTTGTGGTAGCTTGAAATCTCTGTTCGGTAAATTGAGGCGTGGCGGGTTGCTCCGGCTCTTGAGGTTTGGGTTGTCTAGTTGCTGGTTGCGGCTCTGGTCTAGTTTTTGGTGCTAGCTCTAATTGCTCTACTGCTGTTGCCAAATCTTGCAAGCTGCCTGTGAGATAGTCTTTAAAGCCCTGCACTCGAATTGCTAAATCTTGGGAAACTCCAGCAAAACTCGTCCGCATTTCCGTCCGAATGCGTTCTTGCCGCCGTTCTAACTGTTCGATTGAAATTTGTAATGCTTGCTTGCGTTGCTCCATTTGAGCAAGACCTTCTTGCACCACTTTACTCATAGCAGATTGAGTTTGCGCTAATTGAGCAGATAGCTGTTTGTGCGTTGCTTGGAGGCGTGCAATTTCTTGTCTTAAGGCTTGTTCCTGCTGTTGCAATTGAGACAAGTTGGATGGTTTTGCCAGTGGAATGAGCGGCGTTTCCGCTGGAGTTTCTCTTGCAGAATTTGGCGCTACTAACTCTTGCAAAAACTCATCTTCTGCTTCTTCGGATGGCGAGGCAAAAAAGTTAAAGTTTTCTAAATCTAAGTCCGTATCTGTATCTTTCTCTGTATTAGATTCAGATTGAGATTCATCTAGTAAATTTATTTCTTCTAATTTCCCATTTGGCGCATCCATTGAGAAGTTTAGAGGTTTGTCTTGTTCCTCTGAATCTTCCCAAGGTTGATTATCTGGCTTTGGTGTTTGGGATTCATCTGAAGTCATAATCAGTTATCAGTTATCAGTTATCAGTTATCAATTATCAGTGACTAGTGACTGGTGACTAGTGACTAGAATTGCTTCCTCGTCCCCCTTGTCCCCCTTGTCCCCCTTCGCCTCCTAATCCCCACGACCGAAGGGAGTGGGGAAGAGCGAGTTCCCCCTTGTCCCCCTTGTCTCCCTTGTCCCCCTCAGCTCTCTTCACCCCTGCTCCCTGCCCCCTTGCTCTCTAGTCTTGGACAGCGTTGCTCTAAACAAGTTTGTAGCATTTTGGGGTCAAAGAGAATGGGCAAAAAGTGAATGCTTTTCACTTCTCGAAAGTAGAACAGGATCGGCACTTGATGCCAAAAAATTTCCCAATGTTGCCATTCTTGATAGGGAAAGTGCCGGATGATGGTTTCTCCTCTGTAGATATCTAAGGCAGTATCAGTGAATTGTAGCCGTAGGGTTGTAGCTTGAAACATCAGAAACAAACCAAATAAGGCAATTATGCCACCTACCCAGGCTGAAACGAGTATTAGAGGAATTGCCCCTAAGACTATGAATAAAGGCAGCTTGTAGCTGGGAACAAGCTGAACGGTTGATGTTACAGATGGGGAAGTCGTCACTGTTTTTGTCCTGCCTGAACAATAGACTCTAACACTCTTATTTTAAGGTTCAGCCGGGAGTCGGGAGTCGGGAGTGGGGAGTGGGTAATTGGTAGTTGCACTTGAAGCTTCTCTGCGCGTGCGCTCCCTGCTTACAACGTCGAGCGCCCCAAGCCTTGAAACATGACCCAAGATAAGAAAAAGTTCATGATGAAGATTGATAGTAACGCCGTGACTACAGCAGCTGTGGTTGATTGTCCGACTCCCTTGGCTCCCCCTGTGGTTGTCAAACCCCAACTGCATCCAATAATTGCGATCGTTGCTCCGAAAACAGCACCTTTGATTAAAGCACTAGTAACATCCCAGACATCTAAGAAATTGCGGGCTGAATCAATAAATACGCTCTGAGATAGGCGATACAAGTTGGTTGCTATCACCAAGCCGCCAATCATACCTGTAATTGCAGATAATAGGGTCAAAATTGGCAGCATGACGCAGCAGGCTAACACGCGCGGAATGACAAGATAATCAATTGGATCGGTTTTGAGCATATAAAGAGCGTCAATCTGCTCTGTGACGCGCATCGTGCCAATTTCCGCCGCAAATGCAGAACCAACTCGCCCCGCGAGAACTACAGCTGTCAATACAGGTGCGAGTTCCCGAGTTAAGGCAAGAGCTAAGACCCCGCCAACTGTTGTTCCTGCTCCAAATCGAATAAATTCCCGTGCTACTTGAATCGTAAAAACTGCGCCGACAAAAACTGCTGTGATGAGGGCGATTAGCAATGAGTCCGGTCCCACTGCTGCCATCTGTTCTACAGTATTTCGGCGATGAATCCTACCTTGGAGCAAGTGAATTAGGACTTGCCCACCTAGTAAAATTGCTGCCAGCAATCGCTGACTCCATACTCCCAGGAAAGAACTTGGTCTGACTTCGCTCAATTTTCCTCTGCTCGATAAACTCTGTGTCCAGAATAACTAAGTTCAGAATCACTAGGTGCAAAATAACTTAAGTTAGGATCGCTAGCTTTCACTCTAGCAATAGATAGATTTTTGCCTTATTGTGTCGTTCGATCGCGCCGTCTTGTCAAGGTTCGCTTCGTCAATGTTTACCAATTGTTAAGTGAATCTGAGAAATTTGCCGATTAACTCAAGTTGGAAGCCGTTGTTAGGGGTGGATGCTGCGATCGCCTACTATGTCTTACTTAGCTAGCAATAAAAATACGTTACAGTCTCGCCACGCTCCGCCAGAAAAATTTAATCTAATTCCCCGATCGTTAATATCGCTTTGAAGTTGTAGACAAAACTTTTAACGATCGCTTAAGATTTTTGAAATTTGCGGCAACGGTAGGCGATCGCTCTTATTGTAGAAAGTGGCACTCGTATCGGATTTTCATTGTCAACCGATTGACCAGAGTACGCTTCATGAGCATTCTGCCTAATTTTCTCCGTTCTCTATTACTGACAATTATTCTGAGCTTTGTCGTCCCCACATTTCTAATTGGTGGGGGTTTAGCAAGCGTGTCTCTGCTGAAGTACGTTCCTGGCTTGCAAGGAATCGGTCAGGCAATTGCTTCTGCTATGCAACAGTTCTTAGCTACGTTTGGCAGTGGTAGTGCTTGGCGAGGGCTGTGTATCATCGGTATGACTTGTAGTTTAGTCGGAGCGCTGTTCGATACATATGCATTCTACCGCTATCAAAATCTGCGGGGCGACTGATAACTGATAATTGATAACTGATTAAAATAGCAAACCCGCCTCGGTTAATTGATTTTGGAGGCGGGTTATTCAGAGAGTTTGGATTTAGTTAAAAGCAGCAAAAACTAGATGAACTCAAATAGGGTGGACAAATTCGCAATTTACCTGACAATCAAACTTGGCTTGTATTTGTCGTCGCTCAATCGGGATTCTTCAGTAAACCGGACACCTCCTTTTATTTGCGAGAAAGTAGAAATATTTAGGCAAGAACGTTTCTTTCACTCAACGTTTCTTCTACTACAAGTGAGGTATTGTCAAGTTCAGGTACTTTGCGATAGGACTAGAGCGGGAGGCACAGGCTCTAATCTCTAGAGTTTTTTCTCTTAAGAATCTCCTTTTGTGCCTTCATTTAAAGTAGCATGGCTTTCTTCGGGCAGAGCTTGCTAATTTATTAAAGTTTATGAGGTTTCATCGGTTGTAATAATTGCTAAAAACTGTTTACAAACAAGTTATCGATCGCCAATCGCCGTTTCTGGTCCAACCATAGAAATATAGGGTTCGAGTAAATAACGGCAAGCTGCTTGTTGTGTTGCTTCAGCGCTCACTTGGGCAATTTCTTGTTGAAAGGAGCGATCGAATTCAATTCCCAACCCTAAAATTTCATACCAACCATATACTTGAGCAATTTGTCCGTTCGTTTGTTTGCCAAGGGCATATTGACCGAGAAGCTTATTTTTGGCTGTTTGTAAATCTTCCGTGCTGAGTTGTGCTTGACATAGTAACTCTACTTCCGTTTGTAGCCGATCGCGGGCGATCGCAGTATTTTCTGGCGCAGTCCCGATGTAGGCGACAAACGTAGCGGGTGACATGCGCGTGGGGTAAAATGCCGAAACTTCGTAAGCTAAACCCAACTTTTCGCGCAGTTCGACAAACAAGCGGCTAGATAACCCGTTACCTAAATGGGTTGACAGCAGTTTTAAGGCTGGATAGTCCGATTGATGAACTGAGGGGGCTAAGTAGCCCAGCATGATAATTGATTGCTGGGTCGGCTGAGCAATCTTGAGCTGCTGAGGTGCGGGAGTCAGGCTGGGTAACTGCAATGGTGGTATGGGCGATCGCGGCGCTTCCCAGTCGCCAAAAACTTTTTCGATTTGGGCGATCGCGGTATCGGCTGTAATTCGACCTGCTAAGCTAATGACAACATTATCGGGACGAAAATAAGTCTGGTGATATTGTTGTAAGTCAGTTCGCTCGATTTTAGCTACCGTTTCTTCCCATCCCAAACCAGAAGAAGCATAGGGATGATTTTGGTAAATTGCTTGTCGGAGTTGGTCAAAAGCAATTGTAAATGGCTGTTCTTGTTGGGAACGAATGTGTTGGATTGTCAGCCGTCGTTCGAGTTCCACTTCAGCAGCAGGAAATGAGGGCGATCGCAACAGTTCCCCTGCTAATGCCAAGATTTCGGGAAAATCTGCCGAAACAGTTTTCATGCTCAACAGAAAATAATCTGAGGCTGCATCCACGCTCAAGCTTGCGCCAACGGACTCTACCCGTTCGGCAATTTCCATCGAGGATAGTTCTGTGGTTCCCTTTGTCATCACCGCAGATAGCAAATGCGCTAACCCAGCTTGCTGTTGTGGTTCCCAGCAACTCCCTGCTTTGAGAAAAATACGGGTAGCAACAATGTCTGCGGCTGGGTTTTCGATCGCCAGCACAACCATGCCATTAGGTAAAACTGTGCGATGGATCTGTTGAGTTGGTAAAGAGGTTGTCACGGGAAATCAGTTATCAGTTATCAGTTATCAGTAGAAACGTTACATGTAACGTCTGTGTAGGGAATTGGTAGTTGGTAGTTGGTAATGGGTAATTGGTGAAAGGCGCTCTTGCGCTCTTGCGAGAGGCAGTTTTTCCCAAGCGCGACCTTGCGCAATCTTGCGCTCCGCGACTCTCTCTTCTCCCCCCTGCACACCTGCACACAAAGCTACCCTGCTTCCTTGTCCCTACTCCCTAGACTAACAAGGTTTGACGACTGTTACCGCGTAGGAATAGGGAGAAAGGTATTGTTGAGCAATTTGTTGGAGTTCGACGGAATCGAAGGATTTGATTTGCTGGGGATAAGTTGTGGCTAACTCGGGTTCGCCTAGAGTTTGATAGTAACCATACAACCCTGCCAGTTGTTCTGGTGTTTCGGTGGAAAAAGCATAGTCGTTACACAGAACTCGCTGAGCGCGCGCGAGTTCTTCCGGGGCGATCGCAGTTGTCTGTAACTGTTCTAAATGGGCGCAAATTAATTCTTCTACTCTTTCTAAATGTTGCGGTTCTAACCAAACACTAATGGTAAATAAACTAGCATCTTGCAGTAGGGAAAACTGGCTGCTGATTGCTTGGACTAATTGTTTATCTTCCCTGAGAGTGCGGATTAAGCGGGAAGAACGTCCCGCGCCCAATATAACTGAAATCAGATCTAAACCATAAGCACTGCGCCATTGGTCGATACCTGGTGCGATCCAAGCCATAAGTAGCCGTGCTTGTTCCAGTCTTGGTAAATATAATTCCTGGCGGCGAATTCCGGCTAGCAGGGGTTTTTTGACTACCTCTACAGGTGGTAATTCTACCCGTGATAAAAATCGGTCGAAACTGAGGTTGACGATTTCAATCGCTCGTTCTGTTTCGATTCCACCTGCGATCGCTACCGTCATATTTTCGGGTTGGTAATGAGCGCGATGAAAGCACCGCATTGCCTCTGGTGAGTGCTGCATTAACTCCAATTCCGTACCCAGAACCGATCGCCCGTAGGGATGCTGTTGGTAGATACTTTCACTCAGAGTTTGAAATCCAATCCAGTCTGGATCGTCGTAACAAGCATGAATTTCTTCTAAGACAACTTCCCGTTCTCGATCGAATTCGTCTTCTGGAATAGCAGCATTTAACAACAATTCTGCTAAGTACGGCAGCGTATCTTCCCAGTAAGGAGCGGCAGTTGTTAAATAAAAGTGAGCGTAGTCGTGGCTAGTAGCAGCATTTGTCATTCCACCTCTGTTTTCCACGACGCGATCGAACACTCCTGGCGGGATCGTCTCCGTCCCTTTAAATATCATGTGTTCCAGAAAGTGAGCCATCCCGTACCATGCTTCCGGCTCTGCGATCGCACCTGCCCGCAACCAAACATCTGTGACTACCACTGTAGTTGCAGGAAGGTATTGATGTATGAGAGTTAAACCAGAATCTAATTGAAGAATGGTCGGCGAGTGACTCGGTGCTATCAATAGAGGCGACAAACGCTTAAGCCCAAATTAAGACTACATTAAGTTTATTTATATTACTGTTAGCACAAATAATGAATTGCATAAATTGATACAAAAATTTATTGGTAATGGGTAATTGGTGAGTGGCTAGTGGAACTAGTGGAACTAGTGGCTGGACTCTTTTCTAGTCACCACTCACCAGTCACTAGTCACTGATAACTGACCAAAATCAAAAACTCCTTCAGCTATTAGCTAAAGGAGTTCATGCTTGTAAGTCCACCGCAACGCCGTCTTACCTCAGTTTTGACCTGGAAAATCCAGGTGGGAATCGATTAGCTGAACTTAAAGTTTCCGAGTACTTGCTCGGTCTACTGCCGTTAGCAATTTTGACTCCCTTAAATGTTTAAGCATAGATCAAAAACATTATTGGCAGTCACCAACGCCGCAGTTGAACTCCAACTATTATAACTTTTTAGTGAGAATCGACAAGCACGCGGGAGTCGGGAAGAGGGAAGAGGGAGTCGGGAAGAGGGGGACAAGGGGGACAAGGGAGACAAGGGAGACAAGGGGGACAAGGGGGACAAGGGGGACAAGGGGGACAAGGGGGACAAGGGGACAAGGGGGACAAGGGAGACAAGGGGGACAAGGGGGACAAGGGGGACAAGGAAGCAACTACCAACTACCCATTACCCATTACCCATTACCCATTACCCATTACCCCACTTACCACTGGTCACTGATAACTGCTGACTGAATACCAAATGGATTCAATCTGTTGGGCGATCGCCTCTGCTTTGTGACGGTTGCGATCGTCTAATAATACGGTGACGTGTCCTAGCTTGCGTCCTGGGCGAGATGCAGTTTTGCCGTACCAGCGAAGGTATGCTTGAGGAATTTGGGCGATTTGTTGGCGTTGGGCGAGATAGTCGCGCCCAGAAGCAGTTTCATAGCCTAATAAATTTACCATCAACGCCCCAGCACTACGGAGGGTAGGATTTCCCAATGGTAAGCCGCAGATAGCGCGAAGATGTTGTTCAAATTGCGAGACTTCACAAGCATCTAGGGTAAAATGTCCAGAATTATGCGTGCGGGGAGCAATTTCATTGACCAATACCTTACCTTCTGAGGTGAGGAATAATTCGATCCCAAATATACCAACAGCTTGTAGACTTTCTAAAAACGTGCGGGCGATCGCTTCGATGTCTTGAACTAATTCTGCACTAAGATCCGCAGGGGCAAATACCCGCCGACAAACTTGCTCTTGCTGCTGCGTCTCGACAATGGGATAAATTGCTATCTCACCTGTAACGGAACGAGCGGCGATAACTGCCAATTCGCGATCGAAAGGGATAAATTCTTCTAATAGATACTGAGACTGTTTCTCTGGATGTCGAGATGCAGATAGTTTTTCTTGTAAAGTCTCCGCATCCTTAATAATAAAA
This window of the Chroococcidiopsis thermalis PCC 7203 genome carries:
- a CDS encoding DUF3086 domain-containing protein, which gives rise to MTSDESQTPKPDNQPWEDSEEQDKPLNFSMDAPNGKLEEINLLDESQSESNTEKDTDTDLDLENFNFFASPSEEAEDEFLQELVAPNSARETPAETPLIPLAKPSNLSQLQQQEQALRQEIARLQATHKQLSAQLAQTQSAMSKVVQEGLAQMEQRKQALQISIEQLERRQERIRTEMRTSFAGVSQDLAIRVQGFKDYLTGSLQDLATAVEQLELAPKTRPEPQPATRQPKPQEPEQPATPQFTEQRFQATTKQIRRLLDQYRNQPDYYGPPWQLRRTFEPVQAERVSNWFFKQGGRGALRTTGSRLQNILISSAIISILYTLYDTRLRILVLANTPERLGDWRRGLQDCLGISRTDFGPDRGVTLFEDAEAAAIRAERAIEANQMPLIIIDDSEEKISLSLLQFPLLLAFAPDPQTLRERDFDY
- a CDS encoding DUF3119 family protein; translation: MTTSPSVTSTVQLVPSYKLPLFIVLGAIPLILVSAWVGGIIALFGLFLMFQATTLRLQFTDTALDIYRGETIIRHFPYQEWQHWEIFWHQVPILFYFREVKSIHFLPILFDPKMLQTCLEQRCPRLESKGAGSRGEES
- the plsY gene encoding glycerol-3-phosphate 1-O-acyltransferase PlsY produces the protein MTIWLTLCVVTLLVAYLIGSTPTGFTLAKLLKGIDIREHGSGSTGATNVLRTLGKGPGAFVLVIDALKGVLAIALVPWLFSFASAQNLLPPTVDPTLWLSWMVTLSGLAAILGHSKSIWLGFSGGKSVATSLGVLLAMNWQVALATVGVFGVAIAISRIVSLSSIAGAIAVSLLMLLFHQPLPYVLFGIVGGIYVILRHKSNIQRLLDGTEPQLGQKSSTANQ
- a CDS encoding L-threonylcarbamoyladenylate synthase, whose amino-acid sequence is MPQVSIAELVAGVRAGCVVSFPTDTVPALAALPERADLIFATKQRSQDKPLILMGAKAEDLWDYVIGTEAEWRVWQQVAAQYWAGALTLVLPASDRVPQAMNPTDPTTIGVRVPQSAIAREILAQTGPLATTSANLSGQPPLETLTEIAAQFPDVLTLQISDVSGIGVPSTVAKWMGSGWVILRQGAVVLEI
- a CDS encoding 5-(carboxyamino)imidazole ribonucleotide synthase, producing MKRVGVIGGGQLAWMMADGAKKLGIELVVQTPNKSDPAVAIATETIIAAIDDAEATKVLAEDCEIVTFENEFVNITALSTLVEQGACFRPGLNVLSHILDKYEQRCYLQQIGLPVPKFIALEESNVGEHSYALLQKFPVVLKARRHGYDGQGTFIIKDAETLQEKLSASRHPEKQSQYLLEEFIPFDRELAVIAARSVTGEIAIYPIVETQQQEQVCRRVFAPADLSAELVQDIEAIARTFLESLQAVGIFGIELFLTSEGKVLVNEIAPRTHNSGHFTLDACEVSQFEQHLRAICGLPLGNPTLRSAGALMVNLLGYETASGRDYLAQRQQIAQIPQAYLRWYGKTASRPGRKLGHVTVLLDDRNRHKAEAIAQQIESIWYSVSSYQ
- a CDS encoding MlaE family lipid ABC transporter permease subunit, which codes for MSEVRPSSFLGVWSQRLLAAILLGGQVLIHLLQGRIHRRNTVEQMAAVGPDSLLIALITAVFVGAVFTIQVAREFIRFGAGTTVGGVLALALTRELAPVLTAVVLAGRVGSAFAAEIGTMRVTEQIDALYMLKTDPIDYLVIPRVLACCVMLPILTLLSAITGMIGGLVIATNLYRLSQSVFIDSARNFLDVWDVTSALIKGAVFGATIAIIGCSWGLTTTGGAKGVGQSTTAAVVTALLSIFIMNFFLSWVMFQGLGRSTL
- a CDS encoding M16 family metallopeptidase, with protein sequence MSPLLIAPSHSPTILQLDSGLTLIHQYLPATTVVVTDVWLRAGAIAEPEAWYGMAHFLEHMIFKGTETIPPGVFDRVVENRGGMTNAATSHDYAHFYLTTAAPYWEDTLPYLAELLLNAAIPEDEFDREREVVLEEIHACYDDPDWIGFQTLSESIYQQHPYGRSVLGTELELMQHSPEAMRCFHRAHYQPENMTVAIAGGIETERAIEIVNLSFDRFLSRVELPPVEVVKKPLLAGIRRQELYLPRLEQARLLMAWIAPGIDQWRSAYGLDLISVILGAGRSSRLIRTLREDKQLVQAISSQFSLLQDASLFTISVWLEPQHLERVEELICAHLEQLQTTAIAPEELARAQRVLCNDYAFSTETPEQLAGLYGYYQTLGEPELATTYPQQIKSFDSVELQQIAQQYLSPYSYAVTVVKPC
- a CDS encoding M16 family metallopeptidase produces the protein MTTSLPTQQIHRTVLPNGMVVLAIENPAADIVATRIFLKAGSCWEPQQQAGLAHLLSAVMTKGTTELSSMEIAERVESVGASLSVDAASDYFLLSMKTVSADFPEILALAGELLRSPSFPAAEVELERRLTIQHIRSQQEQPFTIAFDQLRQAIYQNHPYASSGLGWEETVAKIERTDLQQYHQTYFRPDNVVISLAGRITADTAIAQIEKVFGDWEAPRSPIPPLQLPSLTPAPQQLKIAQPTQQSIIMLGYLAPSVHQSDYPALKLLSTHLGNGLSSRLFVELREKLGLAYEVSAFYPTRMSPATFVAYIGTAPENTAIARDRLQTEVELLCQAQLSTEDLQTAKNKLLGQYALGKQTNGQIAQVYGWYEILGLGIEFDRSFQQEIAQVSAEATQQAACRYLLEPYISMVGPETAIGDR